A window of the Branchiostoma floridae strain S238N-H82 chromosome 12, Bfl_VNyyK, whole genome shotgun sequence genome harbors these coding sequences:
- the LOC118427476 gene encoding protein Wnt-11b-like (The sequence of the model RefSeq protein was modified relative to this genomic sequence to represent the inferred CDS: added 8 bases not found in genome assembly), which yields MDFTPALWVILLVMFIDGRSSAIKWLSIADAGKNLSWNKTSSCRKVSGFVPEQTQLCRRTLEVMPAVEYAAEAARKTCQEQFGNRRWNCSSIKKAPHFMNDLEKGTKEAAYVHALSSAAVVHTVARACAAGYLKACTCARNPGEKPDGNYTWGGCGDNVKFGLEFGSRFADAPMRKKKRSHTQTLMNLHNSEAGRLAVQNTMTTKCKCHGVSGSCNVKTCWKSLADLTEISHELAEKYSYAIKVVKRKIGTRQQLVPEDRRSRRHGSGDLIFVENSPNYCMVNNRKGSYGTTGRLCNKTSVGPDSCQTMCCGRGYNDFTVTVTERCNCKYHWCCYVTCDQCTRTEKKYMCK from the exons ATGGATTTTACACCAGCTCTGTGGGTGATTTTACTGGTGATGTTCATCGACGGACGGAGCAGTGCTATCAAATGGCT ATCTATTGCCGATGCTGGGAAGAACTTATCGTGGAACAAGACGAGCTCGTGCCGCAAGGTGAGCGGGTTCGTACCGGAGCAAACGCAGTTGTGCCGGCGGACGCTGGAGGTCATGCCGGCGGTGGAGTACGCTGCAGAGGCCGCCAGGAAAACCTGCCAGGAACAGTTCGGGAACAGGAGGTGGAACTGTTCGTCCATCAAGAAGGCACCACACTTCATGAACGATCT GCACGAAAGAAGCGGCGTACGTCCACGCACTGTCGTCAGCAGCCGTGGTCCACACCGTGGCACGAGCATGCGCAGCAGGGTACCTGAAGGCCTGCACATGCGCGAGGAACCCCGGAGAAAAGCCCGACGGGAACTACACGTGGGGCGGCTGCGGAGACAACGTCAAGTTCGGGCTGGAGTTCGGCAGTCGGTTCGCGGACGCGCCCATGAGGAAGAAGAAGcggtctcacacacagacactcatgAACCTACACAACAGCGAGGCGGGAAGACTG GCCGTGCAAAACACGATGACGACGAAGTGTAAGTGTCATGGCGTCTCGGGGTCATGTAACGTCAAGACCTGCTGGAAGTCGTTAGCTGACCTGACGGAGATCTCTCACGAACTCGCCGAGAAATATTCATACGCCATCAAG GTGGTGAAAAGGAAGATCGGAACACGGCAACAGTTAGTACCAGAGGACAGACGGTCCCGCAGACACGGCAGCGGTGATCTCATCTTCGTGGAGAACTCTCCCAACTACTGCATGGTCAACAACAGGAAGGGGTCGTACGGAACTACAGGAAG GTTGTGCAACAAGACGTCCGTTGGACCCGACAGCTGTCAAACAATGTGCTGTGGGCGGGGCTACAACGACTTCACGGTCACGGTCACGGAGAGGTGCAACTGCAAGTACCACTGGTGCTGTTACGTCACCTGCGATCAGTGCACCAGAACGGAGAAgaaatacatgtgcaaataa